In Halobaculum magnesiiphilum, the following proteins share a genomic window:
- a CDS encoding serine hydrolase: protein MNDEGRAAAADLIRRTMRRDRLPGVSVAVVDRDGVRYAEGFGARDLAGNRPATPETLYGVGSVTKSVTALAIAQLAEAGMLDFDDPVSDHLDVDLGDDPDDPIRLRHLLSHASGVPSLATSEALIGRRLRRDTDTLPLSTEADFRAHVEGAVGGDGRGGDGRGSDTGGDDTDGAGSVGGGSVGGDAAGGPTTAGTEHVGAPGERFAYSNEGYVLLGDVIEACTGRPYDRYVAEHALDPLGLDRATFDDTAFAMDDDHATMYLREDRGSGPAAAHARGGPAGDAGGRDDLVAASVPVRELSRPAGGLFASVEGLGRYARLLLNDGSLDGREVVSPESVAALTEGRVDTPGGPYGFGWRTRESCGRELVGHSGSIAVSTAYVGFSPEAGIGVAVAANAAPGYPLVRLGEGVFACALGEEPSEAVPFFERRRRFDRLAGEYASYRGVKRAIVTRDGGGLRLELAGPLGGESLPLTEAAGDDPHAFTTSNEAGERVPVEFRVGDEDGGGDDRAGGDAGAASDGGRGVDLLYDRWHLHKVADDPEASL from the coding sequence ATGAACGACGAGGGACGCGCCGCGGCGGCCGACCTGATCCGGCGAACGATGCGGCGCGACCGGCTCCCCGGCGTCAGCGTCGCCGTCGTCGACCGCGACGGCGTCCGCTACGCCGAGGGGTTCGGCGCCCGCGACCTGGCGGGGAACCGCCCGGCGACGCCGGAGACGCTGTACGGCGTCGGATCCGTCACCAAGTCGGTGACGGCGCTGGCGATCGCGCAACTGGCCGAGGCGGGGATGCTCGACTTCGACGACCCGGTCTCGGACCACCTCGACGTGGACCTCGGCGACGACCCCGACGACCCGATCCGGCTGCGGCACCTCCTGTCGCACGCCTCCGGGGTCCCGTCGCTGGCGACGAGCGAGGCGCTCATCGGCCGCCGGCTCCGCCGCGACACCGACACCCTCCCGCTGTCGACGGAGGCGGACTTCCGGGCGCACGTCGAGGGCGCCGTCGGCGGCGACGGTCGCGGCGGAGACGGTCGCGGCAGCGACACCGGCGGCGACGACACCGACGGCGCGGGTTCGGTCGGCGGCGGTTCAGTCGGCGGCGACGCGGCCGGCGGCCCGACGACCGCGGGCACCGAACACGTCGGCGCGCCCGGCGAGCGGTTCGCCTACAGCAACGAGGGGTACGTTCTCCTGGGCGACGTGATTGAGGCGTGTACCGGCCGCCCGTACGATCGCTACGTCGCCGAGCACGCCCTCGACCCGCTCGGGCTCGACCGCGCCACCTTCGACGACACGGCGTTCGCGATGGACGACGACCACGCCACCATGTACCTGCGCGAGGACCGGGGGTCCGGTCCCGCCGCCGCCCACGCCCGCGGCGGGCCCGCGGGCGACGCCGGAGGACGGGACGACCTCGTGGCGGCGTCGGTTCCCGTCCGCGAGCTGTCGCGGCCGGCGGGCGGGCTGTTCGCCTCGGTCGAAGGGCTCGGGCGGTACGCCCGGCTGCTGTTGAATGACGGGAGCCTCGACGGCCGGGAGGTCGTCTCGCCCGAGTCGGTCGCGGCGCTCACCGAGGGGCGCGTCGACACGCCCGGCGGCCCGTACGGCTTCGGGTGGCGGACCCGCGAGTCGTGCGGCCGGGAGCTCGTCGGCCACTCCGGGTCCATCGCCGTCTCGACGGCGTACGTCGGATTCAGCCCCGAGGCGGGGATCGGCGTCGCCGTCGCCGCGAACGCCGCGCCGGGCTACCCGCTGGTCCGGCTCGGGGAAGGGGTGTTCGCGTGCGCGCTCGGGGAGGAGCCGTCGGAGGCGGTCCCGTTCTTCGAGCGCCGCCGGCGCTTCGACCGGCTGGCCGGCGAGTACGCCTCGTATCGTGGTGTGAAGCGTGCGATCGTCACCCGCGACGGCGGCGGCCTGCGGCTCGAATTGGCCGGCCCGCTCGGCGGCGAGTCGCTGCCGTTGACCGAAGCCGCCGGCGACGACCCGCACGCGTTCACGACGTCCAACGAGGCGGGCGAGCGGGTGCCCGTGGAGTTCCGCGTCGGCGACGAGGACGGCGGCGGGGACGACAGAGCCGGAGGCGACGCCGGCGCAGCATCGGACGGCGGTCGGGGCGTCGACCTGTTGTACGACCGC